One window of the Lytechinus pictus isolate F3 Inbred chromosome 5, Lp3.0, whole genome shotgun sequence genome contains the following:
- the LOC129262572 gene encoding cytochrome P450 2U1-like isoform X1, with protein MFTSIFSLKPWSLTTSSLLLSIFVLVVVLVIANANRRRSVAPTEDRVMWLPGPRGIRTTIKDLLGIRRKGSRNMYEKTKTYGKIFGIGSGEGAYVIIMDYAHLEEAFVTKADMYSDRGGIIRTMLESVLPERGSIFNNGTAWNESRGFVAKTLKNPDFGATTISRCISDSLPMLCSKLDALVEHPLDPKGIYQSFFIDVFHRIAFGVGISYLDEDIKKFIDDLDNVVCQTLNPSSLLLFRPSLINSRLFRGYRSNLRNSSRYVKTQSEDVLEKRHAPEKSSSLIALFAKYVEDIRSSGKSSYSEPEDGWVIVYNMFFAAADTIHEVLLWLTLFLAAHSHIQVKMRNEIETIINSGGTAPLYDQRSHFPVVMSTILEVLRMRPAAPMGVPHIASETGSIGGYSIPKGSQIFPNIWGMHNDLDIWEDPGVFNPNRFVDESGKLNEDKAKLVIPFSIGPRSCPGEQVARRVIFQTVVSMVTRYRISLPEGTHSPRLDNEKRSFTMNPERFKVVFVKTHSNQIQVKDLETSIAM; from the exons ATGTTTACCAGTATTTTCAGTTTGAAGCCATGGTCATTGACCACGTCATCGCTGCTACTTAGTATTTTCGTACTTGTTGTTGTCCTCGTCATCGCTAACGCTAATCGGCGGAGATCAGTGGCACCAACTGAGGATAGAGTCATGTGGTTACCAGGCCCTCGGGGAATCAGAACAACTATTAAAGATCTCTTAGGAATAAGAAGAAAAGGGTCCAGAA ACATGTATGAGAAGACAAAGACTTATGGGAAGATCTTTGGAATCGGAAGTGGTGAAGGCGCTTACGTCATAATAATGGATTACGCTCATCTTGAAGAGGCCTTTGTAACCAAAGCAGACATGTACTCTGATCGTGGAGGAATCATTCGTACAATGCTGGAATCCGTCCTTCCAGAAAGAG GCTCAATCTTCAACAACGGCACAGCATGGAATGAATCTCGCGGATTTGTCGCCAAAACCCTCAAAAACCCAGATTTCGGCGCTACAACCATCTCCCGCTGTATCAGCGATTCACTACCAATGTTATGCTCCAAACTGGATGCATTGGTTGAGCATCCGCTCGATCCGAAGGGGATCTATCAATCATTCTTTATCGACGTGTTCCATCGCATTGCATTTGGTGTCGGCATCAGCTATTTAGATGAAGACATCAAGAAGTTCATTGACGACTTGGACAACGTAGTTTGCCAAACACTCAATCCCAGTTCACTTTTACTCTTTCGTCCATCTCTCATCAATAGCCGTCTCTTTAGAGGGTATCGGTCAAAT CTTCGGAATTCGTCTCGCTACGTGAAAACACAATCAGAAGATGTACTCGAAAAACGACATGCCCCGGAAAAGTCTTCGAGCCTCATTGCACTCTTCGCCAAGTATGTTGAGGATATTCGCTCATCCGGTAAATCATCGTATTCGGAACCGGAAGATGGGTGGGTTATTGTGTACAACATGTTTTTTGCTGCTGCAGACACTATCCACGAAGTCCTCCTGTGGCTTACACTATTTCTTGCCGCTCATTCACATATCCAAGTCAAG atgcgaaacgaaataGAAACTATCATCAATTCTGGCGGAACTGCACCACTGTACGACCAGCGATCTCATTTCCCAGTCGTGATGAGTACCATTTTGGAAGTTCTGCGCATGCGTCCCGCTGCTCCAATGGGTGTTCCCCACATTGCATCCGAGACGGGGAGTATAGGTGGATACAGTATACCAAAAGGTAGTCAGATATTCCCTAACATATGGGGGATGCACAACGACCTGGATATTTGGGAAGATCCTGGAGTCTTCAACCCTAACCGGTTTGTCGATGAATCCGGTAAACTGAACGAGGATAAAGCAAAGTTGGTGATTCCATTCTCAATAG GACCAAGATCTTGTCCAGGTGAACAGGTAGCCAGGAGAGTCATCTTCCAGACCGTGGTCAGCATGGTCACCAGGTATAGGATATCACTTCCCGAAGGAACACACTCACCTCGGTTGGACAACGAGAAACGATCCTTCACTATGAATCCAGAAAGGTTCAAAGTTGTCTTCGTCAAGACGCATTCAAATCAGATTCAAGTTAAAGACCTGGAAACATCAATCGCGATGTAA
- the LOC129262572 gene encoding cytochrome P450 2U1-like isoform X2, producing the protein MFTSIFSLKPWSLTTSSLLLSIFVLVVVLVIANANRRRSVAPTEDRVMWLPGPRGIRTTIKDLLGIRRKGSRNMYEKTKTYGKIFGIGSGEGAYVIIMDYAHLEEAFVTKADMYSDRGGIIRTMLESVLPERGSIFNNGTAWNESRGFVAKTLKNPDFGATTISRCISDSLPMLCSKLDALVEHPLDPKGIYQSFFIDVFHRIAFGVGISYLDEDIKKFIDDLDNVVCQTLNPSSLLLFRPSLINSRLFRGYRSNLRNSSRYVKTQSEDVLEKRHAPEKSSSLIALFAKYVEDIRSSGKSSYSEPEDGWVIVYNMFFAAADTIHEVLLWLTLFLAAHSHIQVKMRNEIETIINSGGTAPLYDQRSHFPVVMSTILEVLRMRPAAPMGVPHIASETGSIGGYSIPKGPRSCPGEQVARRVIFQTVVSMVTRYRISLPEGTHSPRLDNEKRSFTMNPERFKVVFVKTHSNQIQVKDLETSIAM; encoded by the exons ATGTTTACCAGTATTTTCAGTTTGAAGCCATGGTCATTGACCACGTCATCGCTGCTACTTAGTATTTTCGTACTTGTTGTTGTCCTCGTCATCGCTAACGCTAATCGGCGGAGATCAGTGGCACCAACTGAGGATAGAGTCATGTGGTTACCAGGCCCTCGGGGAATCAGAACAACTATTAAAGATCTCTTAGGAATAAGAAGAAAAGGGTCCAGAA ACATGTATGAGAAGACAAAGACTTATGGGAAGATCTTTGGAATCGGAAGTGGTGAAGGCGCTTACGTCATAATAATGGATTACGCTCATCTTGAAGAGGCCTTTGTAACCAAAGCAGACATGTACTCTGATCGTGGAGGAATCATTCGTACAATGCTGGAATCCGTCCTTCCAGAAAGAG GCTCAATCTTCAACAACGGCACAGCATGGAATGAATCTCGCGGATTTGTCGCCAAAACCCTCAAAAACCCAGATTTCGGCGCTACAACCATCTCCCGCTGTATCAGCGATTCACTACCAATGTTATGCTCCAAACTGGATGCATTGGTTGAGCATCCGCTCGATCCGAAGGGGATCTATCAATCATTCTTTATCGACGTGTTCCATCGCATTGCATTTGGTGTCGGCATCAGCTATTTAGATGAAGACATCAAGAAGTTCATTGACGACTTGGACAACGTAGTTTGCCAAACACTCAATCCCAGTTCACTTTTACTCTTTCGTCCATCTCTCATCAATAGCCGTCTCTTTAGAGGGTATCGGTCAAAT CTTCGGAATTCGTCTCGCTACGTGAAAACACAATCAGAAGATGTACTCGAAAAACGACATGCCCCGGAAAAGTCTTCGAGCCTCATTGCACTCTTCGCCAAGTATGTTGAGGATATTCGCTCATCCGGTAAATCATCGTATTCGGAACCGGAAGATGGGTGGGTTATTGTGTACAACATGTTTTTTGCTGCTGCAGACACTATCCACGAAGTCCTCCTGTGGCTTACACTATTTCTTGCCGCTCATTCACATATCCAAGTCAAG atgcgaaacgaaataGAAACTATCATCAATTCTGGCGGAACTGCACCACTGTACGACCAGCGATCTCATTTCCCAGTCGTGATGAGTACCATTTTGGAAGTTCTGCGCATGCGTCCCGCTGCTCCAATGGGTGTTCCCCACATTGCATCCGAGACGGGGAGTATAGGTGGATACAGTATACCAAAAG GACCAAGATCTTGTCCAGGTGAACAGGTAGCCAGGAGAGTCATCTTCCAGACCGTGGTCAGCATGGTCACCAGGTATAGGATATCACTTCCCGAAGGAACACACTCACCTCGGTTGGACAACGAGAAACGATCCTTCACTATGAATCCAGAAAGGTTCAAAGTTGTCTTCGTCAAGACGCATTCAAATCAGATTCAAGTTAAAGACCTGGAAACATCAATCGCGATGTAA